Proteins co-encoded in one Cytophaga hutchinsonii ATCC 33406 genomic window:
- a CDS encoding 6-bladed beta-propeller, giving the protein MKKILFAVYVCLIVSICNGQTVTGLDYTFNNSGYVEDKSGPVYIKHVVLTDGSIIQLGTIFPNASQRFGYVNKLNANGSINTDFNLPVSAYPNALSFRNNENSYLTSIITQTDGKIIVGGMSEYNETIDGTTYSFSDIALARLLPDGSLDQAFGINGKLVLPFGKAQNKLTDIALSTTGEIIIAGEYSDNTPMQTYVMRLTEDGSMDQSFGTNGLWTSSFMSNTFGTQIEMDIYDEVMVASNSGFDTVIVARILINGTLDGTYGTNGFSTINILEPIVGNRSQMRDMLIDSNEDVFLGVVMTGSNNLPPKASVFKLNYTGSLVSSFGSNGHFEFAEGYHYAMAFTPENKIISAVMRVDGLPFFYTTTKDGQIDSSPEYDYTLASEFFSGLNAYVRLEDITVLADGKIVATGYTGSKSSSLAQTGISIRLEKINPESATCAYQNKLVGFYRQLQDVCYDAQGNFFATDLNRHIIKFNAAGTVVKTWIRNTKNESENYPRIASDNAGNIFSIAGNSINKFSNDGMLLISWGTLGAGNGQLNYPGDIAIDSDQNVYVLDVNNNRIQKFDNNGNYLLQWNSRESNTQLMAICIDSDNNVYVSSAYSHALHKFNSSGTFIQSFDLGTKYCESIDYNPINNLLYVINYDLMTFSTSGVLQNTIETIASYDIPTHAIIKTVAVNKTNGSFAVTSIGDYNIHLFNSANTLEKILGGYNRLEGNFGNATAFTADLNGNVYVANDRREIQKFSAGNTYLLKWGGQGSADGKFNAVTDMAISKNNIIYIVDSTNNSIQCFDLNGNFIRKWGTKGTSSGQFNQPYRIVIDPQGFVYVFDKGNCRLQKFTSDGTFVSTLTICVANEMNPFEYAFYLMADSQSNIYFSVPNAGSVIRKINSSGFLVGSFSLLNASGDYQDLYNKICLAGDHFYQINTSNLLLSKFSLDGKFISACDFTAAYPDDVEFLTNMNIGINGKVYILAPNQGYILSLNNNIKPIVTSIHNTSLSEEEAAPCLVFPNPTTGTFKINITEPIDYVLIYDINGLSEKHTTAEIDTQLRGLLLIKIVLKNGTTQNSKVIKM; this is encoded by the coding sequence TTTTAGAAATAATGAAAACTCTTATTTAACATCCATCATAACACAAACGGACGGAAAAATTATTGTTGGAGGAATGTCTGAATATAACGAAACAATAGACGGCACAACCTATTCCTTTTCTGATATTGCTTTAGCCCGCCTCCTGCCTGACGGAAGTCTTGATCAAGCTTTTGGCATAAATGGTAAATTAGTTTTGCCTTTTGGTAAAGCGCAAAACAAACTGACAGATATTGCATTATCAACAACAGGAGAAATAATTATTGCAGGAGAATACTCAGACAATACGCCCATGCAAACGTATGTAATGCGTTTAACTGAAGATGGAAGTATGGATCAATCTTTTGGAACAAATGGTTTATGGACAAGTTCTTTTATGAGCAATACGTTCGGTACCCAAATTGAAATGGACATTTATGACGAAGTAATGGTCGCTTCAAATTCAGGTTTTGATACTGTTATTGTCGCACGTATACTTATCAATGGAACACTGGATGGAACGTATGGCACTAATGGATTTTCAACAATAAATATTTTAGAACCTATTGTTGGCAATCGTTCTCAGATGCGTGACATGCTCATTGATTCAAACGAAGATGTGTTCTTAGGTGTAGTAATGACAGGTTCAAATAATCTGCCTCCTAAAGCATCTGTTTTCAAACTCAATTATACGGGCTCACTTGTTTCTTCTTTTGGTTCTAATGGACATTTTGAGTTTGCAGAAGGATATCACTATGCTATGGCATTTACTCCGGAAAATAAAATTATTTCTGCTGTGATGCGTGTTGATGGTTTACCTTTTTTTTATACAACAACAAAAGACGGACAAATAGATTCTTCTCCTGAATATGATTATACATTAGCCAGTGAATTCTTTTCGGGTTTAAATGCGTATGTCCGTTTAGAAGACATAACCGTTTTAGCTGATGGAAAAATTGTTGCAACAGGATACACAGGTTCAAAAAGCAGTTCACTTGCCCAAACCGGCATTTCTATTCGATTAGAAAAAATAAATCCTGAATCAGCTACGTGTGCATACCAAAACAAACTTGTTGGTTTTTATCGTCAGCTTCAAGACGTTTGTTATGATGCGCAGGGAAATTTTTTTGCTACCGATCTTAACAGACATATTATTAAATTCAATGCAGCAGGTACAGTTGTTAAAACATGGATAAGGAACACAAAAAATGAATCGGAAAATTATCCTCGTATTGCAAGTGATAACGCCGGAAATATTTTTTCAATCGCAGGAAATTCTATAAATAAATTCAGCAATGACGGCATGCTGCTTATAAGTTGGGGAACCCTGGGTGCAGGCAATGGCCAATTAAACTATCCCGGAGATATTGCAATTGATTCAGATCAAAATGTATACGTTCTGGATGTGAACAATAATCGCATCCAGAAATTTGACAACAATGGAAATTATCTTCTTCAATGGAATTCAAGGGAAAGCAATACTCAACTCATGGCTATATGCATTGATTCTGATAACAATGTGTATGTTTCATCTGCCTATTCTCATGCACTTCATAAATTTAATTCTTCCGGCACGTTCATTCAATCCTTTGATTTAGGCACTAAGTATTGTGAATCCATTGATTACAATCCAATCAACAACTTACTCTATGTGATTAATTATGATTTAATGACCTTCTCTACTTCAGGTGTATTACAGAATACCATTGAAACGATAGCCAGTTATGATATACCTACGCATGCAATAATTAAAACTGTTGCAGTAAATAAAACCAATGGAAGTTTTGCAGTAACCTCTATAGGAGATTATAATATTCATCTTTTTAATTCTGCCAATACACTTGAAAAAATATTGGGGGGCTATAACAGACTTGAAGGAAATTTTGGCAATGCAACAGCTTTTACTGCTGACCTGAACGGCAATGTGTATGTAGCAAATGACAGACGTGAAATACAGAAGTTCTCTGCTGGAAATACGTATTTACTTAAGTGGGGCGGACAAGGATCTGCTGATGGAAAATTCAATGCAGTCACGGACATGGCTATTTCTAAAAACAATATTATTTACATTGTTGATTCAACCAATAATTCCATCCAATGTTTTGATCTGAATGGAAACTTTATAAGAAAATGGGGAACAAAAGGTACTTCAAGCGGGCAATTCAATCAGCCCTATCGTATTGTAATTGATCCGCAAGGTTTCGTTTATGTGTTTGACAAAGGCAACTGCAGATTACAAAAATTCACTTCTGATGGTACTTTTGTTTCAACATTAACAATTTGTGTCGCAAATGAAATGAATCCTTTTGAGTATGCATTTTATCTTATGGCAGATTCCCAATCTAACATTTATTTTTCTGTGCCGAATGCCGGTTCTGTTATCAGAAAAATAAATTCATCGGGCTTTCTTGTTGGTTCCTTTTCCCTGCTCAATGCATCCGGTGATTATCAGGATTTATATAATAAAATTTGCCTTGCAGGTGATCATTTTTATCAGATCAATACATCAAATCTTTTATTATCTAAATTCTCGTTAGACGGTAAATTTATTTCTGCCTGCGATTTTACTGCTGCCTACCCGGATGATGTAGAATTTCTAACAAATATGAACATAGGCATAAATGGAAAAGTTTACATACTGGCTCCTAACCAGGGATACATACTCAGTCTTAACAATAACATAAAACCGATTGTCACTTCTATCCACAATACATCTTTATCCGAGGAAGAAGCCGCCCCATGTCTTGTGTTCCCGAACCCAACAACAGGAACGTTTAAAATCAATATCACTGAGCCCATTGACTATGTACTGATCTATGACATTAACGGATTAAGTGAAAAGCATACAACCGCTGAAATTGATACGCAATTAAGAGGTTTGCTGCTGATAAAAATTGTTTTAAAAAATGGCACAACTCAAAACAGCAAAGTTATAAAAATGTAA